From a region of the Halolamina sp. CBA1230 genome:
- a CDS encoding DUF4350 domain-containing protein has product MRRRALLETAAAGALLGSVGVSMSTSALAASGEIDSLLFDSTASQLNAEKEPLTDESLVAVWAAETAENVDEDGNDDAVFYPDDVDIPLVSSDGGVVGFGAPIVQNGTDFGSGNEEFVLNVLDAEADGPAVAFDDGHGQFYDSDSFSQFLNYAEANGYETDATTDLAGALPDADAAIVTSPAQAFTDDELDALVSFVDDGGALLLFDQSDFGNFDATDNLNEIASALDLGYRFNDDQVLDYESNDGIQFVPTTDRFNADTFDYFADRPGIAPPGLERGTQYEVDVISVADGDTVDVRFANGYVDTIRILGIDAPETGSTEETTQEWEGLSDEAYLKERGDDATAFAEDLLAGETVSIRFDDEEPLRGDFGRLLAYIDVDADGDGTYEYPYNRAAVREGYARVYDSGFAEHDSFLKEEFAARAEGLRLWEESDPDASETIRNGEVTDIYAPYAVGVRTTDGKIDSKRVPVSASSTATQQNAEVAYDGDVPLVGIDQHARVAMTGSSLVDEQFEGEEYPDVSGYGNYAFLTSLLDRLSDRDGDVLIDGGHGQFAADRSIGAEDAAYYLRYLEGVDLGFEQVNDLTGDLLDRGRALLISAPPESFTDEEITAVREFVADGGGVVLLGGDVPAEVRANLDAVAEGLATDLRLGSGRVVDESSNLDGEANVPTTGNFDDWYRLFDGYDADTNYKGPRAGPGVPGESGKGPGKGKGNGNGRGKGKGHGD; this is encoded by the coding sequence ATGCGACGACGGGCACTTCTCGAGACGGCGGCGGCCGGCGCGCTGCTGGGGAGCGTCGGCGTGAGTATGAGTACGAGCGCGCTCGCGGCGAGTGGCGAGATCGACTCGCTACTGTTCGACTCGACGGCGAGCCAACTGAACGCGGAGAAGGAGCCACTGACCGACGAGTCGCTGGTGGCGGTCTGGGCGGCCGAGACGGCGGAAAACGTCGACGAGGACGGCAACGACGACGCCGTGTTCTACCCCGACGACGTCGACATCCCGCTGGTCAGCAGCGACGGCGGCGTCGTCGGCTTCGGCGCCCCGATCGTCCAGAACGGAACGGACTTCGGCAGCGGCAACGAGGAGTTCGTGCTGAACGTCCTCGACGCCGAGGCCGACGGGCCGGCGGTGGCGTTCGACGACGGCCACGGCCAGTTCTACGACAGCGACAGCTTCTCGCAGTTCCTCAACTACGCCGAGGCCAACGGGTACGAGACCGACGCGACGACGGATCTCGCGGGCGCGCTGCCCGACGCCGACGCGGCGATCGTCACCTCGCCCGCCCAGGCGTTCACCGACGACGAACTCGACGCGCTGGTGTCGTTCGTCGACGACGGTGGCGCACTGCTGCTGTTCGACCAGTCCGACTTCGGCAACTTCGACGCGACGGACAACCTCAACGAGATCGCGTCGGCGCTCGACCTCGGCTACCGGTTCAACGACGATCAGGTGCTCGACTACGAGTCCAACGACGGGATCCAGTTCGTCCCGACGACGGACCGCTTCAACGCCGACACGTTCGACTACTTCGCCGACCGGCCGGGGATCGCGCCGCCGGGTCTGGAGAGGGGAACGCAGTACGAGGTGGACGTGATCTCGGTCGCCGACGGTGACACCGTGGACGTGCGCTTCGCCAACGGCTACGTCGATACGATCCGCATCCTGGGGATCGACGCCCCCGAGACCGGCAGCACCGAGGAGACCACCCAGGAGTGGGAGGGGCTGAGCGACGAAGCTTACCTCAAGGAACGGGGCGACGACGCGACCGCGTTCGCCGAGGACCTGCTGGCCGGCGAGACGGTCTCCATCCGGTTCGACGACGAGGAGCCCCTCCGGGGCGACTTCGGCCGGCTGCTGGCGTACATCGACGTGGACGCCGACGGTGACGGGACCTACGAGTACCCGTACAACCGCGCGGCGGTCCGCGAGGGGTACGCCCGCGTGTACGACTCCGGGTTCGCGGAGCACGACAGCTTCCTGAAAGAGGAGTTCGCCGCCCGCGCGGAGGGGCTGCGCCTCTGGGAGGAGAGCGATCCCGACGCCTCGGAGACGATCCGCAACGGCGAGGTGACCGACATCTACGCGCCCTACGCCGTCGGCGTCCGGACGACCGACGGGAAGATCGACTCGAAGCGCGTTCCAGTCTCGGCGTCGTCGACCGCTACACAGCAGAACGCCGAGGTGGCGTACGACGGCGATGTGCCGCTGGTCGGGATCGACCAGCACGCCCGCGTGGCGATGACTGGGTCGAGCCTGGTCGACGAGCAGTTCGAGGGCGAGGAGTACCCGGACGTCTCCGGGTACGGCAACTACGCGTTCCTCACGAGCCTGCTCGATCGGCTCTCGGACCGCGACGGCGACGTACTGATCGACGGCGGCCACGGGCAGTTCGCCGCCGACCGCTCGATCGGCGCGGAGGACGCCGCCTACTACCTGCGCTACCTCGAGGGGGTCGATCTCGGCTTCGAGCAGGTGAACGATCTCACGGGCGACCTGCTCGACCGCGGCCGCGCGCTGCTGATCTCGGCGCCGCCGGAGTCGTTCACCGACGAGGAGATCACCGCCGTGCGGGAGTTCGTCGCCGACGGCGGCGGCGTGGTGCTGCTGGGCGGCGACGTGCCGGCCGAGGTCCGAGCGAACCTCGACGCCGTCGCCGAGGGGCTCGCGACCGACCTTCGACTCGGCAGCGGCCGCGTGGTCGACGAGTCGTCGAACCTCGACGGGGAGGCGAACGTTCCGACGACCGGGAACTTCGACGACTGGTACCGCCTGTTCGACGGCTACGACGCAGACACGAACTACAAGGGCCCACGCGCCGGCCCGGGCGTCCCCGGCGAGAGCGGCAAGGGTCCCGGAAAAGGCAAAGGAAACGGTAACGGCCGCGGGAAGGGCAAGGGCCACGGCGACTGA
- the mce gene encoding methylmalonyl-CoA epimerase has translation MEFDHAGVATDDAAETAALFSDLLGAETVHEETDEERGMGFVFLDLGNGYIEVIEPLDDGSTIADYVAENGSGLHHVAFATDDAMAALDHAREMGVETIDDEPRPGAWGHDIAFLHPRDTAGVLVEFVEH, from the coding sequence GAGTTCGACCACGCGGGCGTCGCGACCGACGACGCCGCCGAGACCGCCGCGCTGTTTTCCGACCTGCTGGGTGCCGAGACCGTCCACGAGGAGACCGACGAGGAGCGCGGGATGGGGTTCGTGTTCCTCGATCTCGGCAACGGGTACATCGAGGTGATCGAACCGCTCGACGACGGGAGCACGATCGCCGACTACGTCGCCGAGAACGGCAGCGGCCTGCATCACGTCGCGTTCGCCACCGACGACGCGATGGCGGCGCTCGACCACGCCCGAGAGATGGGGGTCGAGACCATCGACGACGAGCCCCGACCGGGCGCGTGGGGTCACGACATCGCGTTCCTCCACCCGCGAGACACCGCGGGCGTGCTGGTGGAGTTCGTCGAGCACTGA